The Camelus dromedarius isolate mCamDro1 chromosome 8, mCamDro1.pat, whole genome shotgun sequence genome includes a window with the following:
- the COMTD1 gene encoding catechol O-methyltransferase domain-containing protein 1 encodes MTQPLPRLSVPSALALGSVALGAAFASGLLLGRRFSPWRPRREKRLLPPEDSPLWQYLLSRSMREHPALRSLRLLTLEQPQGDSMMTCEQAQLLANLARLIKAKKALDLGTFTGYSALALALALPPAGRVVTCEVDAGPPELGRPLWRQAEEEHKIDLRLKPALETLDELLAAGEAGTFDVAVVDADKENCTAYYERCLQLLRPGGVLAVLSVLWRGEVLQPQPQDKEAQCVRNLNERILRDARVHISLLPLGDGLTLAFKI; translated from the exons ATGACCCAGCCCTTGCCCCGGCTTTCTGTGCCCTCCGCGCTAGCCCTGGGCTCGGTCGCACTCGGCGCCGCCTTCGCTAGCGGTCTGCTCCTAG GGAGACGGTTCTCTCCATGGCGGCCCCGGCGAGAGAAGCGCCTGCTGCCCCCTGAGGACAGCCCCCTTTGGCAGTATCTACTGAGCCGCTCCATGCGGGAGCACCCAGCGCTGCGGAGCCTACGGCTG CTGACCCTGGAGCAGCCGCAGGGGGATTCCATGATGACCTGTGAGCAGGCCCAGCTCCTGGCCAACCTGGCTCGCCTCATCAAGGCTAAGAAAGCGCTGGACCTGG GCACTTTCACAGGCTACTCAGCCCTAGCGTTGGCCCTGGCGCTGCCCCCGGCCGGGCGCGTAGTGACCTGCGAGGTGGACGCGGGGCCCCCAGAGCTGGGGCGGCCCCTGTGGAGGCAG GCTGAGGAGGAGCACAAGATCGACCTTCGATTGAAGCCCGCCCTGGAGACCCTGG ACGAGCTCCTGGCCGCGGGCGAGGCTGGCACCTTCGACGTGGCCGTGGTGGACGCGGACAAGGAGAACTGCACCGCCTACTATGAGCGGTGCCTGCAGCTGCTGCGACCCGGAGGCGTCCTCGCTGTGCTCAGT GTTCTGTGGCGTGGAGAGGTGCTGCAGCCTCAACCGCAGGACAAGGAGGCCCAGTGTGTGCGAAACCTGAACGAGCGCATCCTGCGCGACGCCAGGGTCCACATCAGCCTCCTGCCCCTGGGCGACGGCCTCACCTTAGCCTTCAAGATCTAG